In Humulus lupulus chromosome 7, drHumLupu1.1, whole genome shotgun sequence, the following are encoded in one genomic region:
- the LOC133791248 gene encoding E3 ubiquitin-protein ligase AIRP2 has protein sequence MGKSFKDSLKALEADIQHANTLALDYPREKDGARLQMRLSYSSVAHLFLFLVQWTDCHLAGMLGLLRIHIYMTFADGKTTMSVYERKASIKDFYAIIFPSLLQLQKGITDLEDRKQKEVCSVRYKRRDELERGKLSEADKEREEECGICMEVNKKFVLPNCSHSMCLKCYRDWRGRSQSCPFCRDSLRRVDSGDLWVFTEKSDAIDLSTILREDRKRLFMYIDRLPLVVPDPIYIPYDAHVR, from the exons ATGGGAAAATCATTCAAGGACTCACTGAAAGCGCTTGAGGCAGATATTCAACACGCCAATACTTT GGCTTTAGATTATCCAAGGGAGAAAGATGGAGCACGCCTTCAGATGAGACTATCTTACAGTTCTGTCGCACACCTCTTTCTTTTTCTTGTGCAATGGACTGATTGTCACCTTGCTGGAATGCTGGGCTTGCTTAGAATTCATATTTATATG ACCTTTGCAGATGGCAAGACTACCATGTCTGTTTATGAAAGGAAAGCAAGCATCAAGGATTTTTATG CTATCATATTTCCTTCTCTGTTGCAACTTCAGAAGGGCATTACTGATTTGGAGGACAGGAAACAGAAAGAGGTATGCAGTGTTAGATATAAAAGAAGGGATGAGTTGGAGAGGGGTAAACTGTCTGAGGCTGAcaaagagagagaagaagaatgtGGGATTTGCATGGAAGTGAACAAAAAATTTGTATTGCCTAACTGCAGCCACTCGATGTGTTTAAAGTGTTATCGTGATTG GCGTGGGCGGTCCCAATCTTGCCCCTTCTGCCGGGACAGCCTCAGGAGAGTAGACTCGGGAGATCTTTGGGTCTTTACAGAGAAGTCTGATGCTATTGATTTATCAACGATTTTGAGGGAGGACCGCAAAAGGTTATTTATGTACATTGATAGACTGCCACTTGTTGTTCCAGATCCTATATATATTCCCTACGATGCTCATGTTCGGTGA
- the LOC133791247 gene encoding ammonium transporter 1 member 3-like, with protein MDIVLSPWQRSVEDCINTIYLLFSAYLVFVMQLGFAMLCAGSVRAKNAMNIMLTNVVDAVVGSLSFYLFGFAFAFGSNTTNPFIGSSYFALHNVPDSSYDYSFFLFQWAFAIAVAGITSGSIAERTQFGAYLVFSFFLSGFVYPVVVHWLWSTHGWLNPSSTAGLLFGSGAIDFAGSGVVHLVGGIAGLWGSLIEGPRVGRFDAYGHPVPMRGHNATLVVLGTFLLWFGWFGFNPGSFDKILVAYPTTTDQGNWTGVGRAAVVTTLSGSTAGIVTLFGRRLLVGHWNALDVCNGVLGGFVAITSGCAVVEPWAGVVCGFFAAWVLIGLNILALKLQYDDPLEAAQLHGGCGAWGLIFTGLFAKEEFVIQAYDSGESGVVRSYGVLMGGGWGLLGAQVVELFAIVGWVSVTMGPLFYILHKLRLLRITVDEEVAGLDISSHGGYAYAQTEESNGHFYTDYVRMQNEQS; from the coding sequence ATGGACATTGTTTTATCACCATGGCAGCGAAGTGTAGAAGACTGCATCAACACCATATATCTTCTCTTCTCCGCGTACCTTGTCTTCGTGATGCAGCTCGGCTTCGCCATGCTCTGCGCTGGCTCAGTCCGAGCAAAAAACGCCATGAACATAATGCTCACCAACGTTGTCGACGCCGTCGTCGGTAGCCTCTCTTTCTACCTATTCGGCTTCGCTTTCGCTTTCGGCTCCAACACCACCAACCCTTTCATCGGCTCAAGCTACTTCGCTCTCCACAACGTACCCGACTCCTCTTACGACTACAGCTTCTTCCTTTTCCAATGGGCTTTCGCCATTGCCGTCGCTGGTATCACCAGTGGCTCCATAGCTGAGAGAACCCAGTTCGGCGCTTACCTTgtcttctccttcttcctctcCGGCTTTGTCTACCCAGTTGTCGTCCACTGGCTCTGGTCTACCCACGGCTGGCTCAACCCGAGTTCCACCGCCGGCTTGCTTTTTGGTTCGGGCGCAATCGATTTCGCCGGAAGTGGCGTCGTTCATTTGGTCGGTGGAATCGCCGGTCTATGGGGTTCCCTAATTGAAGGCCCGCGGGTAGGCAGGTTCGACGCTTATGGTCATCCCGTACCAATGAGAGGTCATAACGCTACACTTGTAGTTTTGGGTACGTTTTTGCTATGGTTTGGGTGGTTCGGGTTCAACCCCGGTTCATTTGACAAGATCTTAGTGGCTTATCCAACTACAACGGACCAAGGTAACTGGACCGGAGTTGGTCGGGCCGCAGTTGTGACCACTCTTTCCGGTTCAACCGCCGGGATTGTTACCCTGTTCGGGCGACGGTTGTTGGTGGGCCACTGGAATGCTTTAGACGTTTGCAATGGAGTGCTTGGTGGCTTTGTCGCCATCACATCTGGCTGCGCGGTGGTGGAACCATGGGCCGGGGTGGTTTGTGGGTTTTTTGCGGCTTGGGTTTTAATTGGGCTTAACATCCTGGCCCTGAAATTGCAATATGATGACCCATTAGAAGCGGCCCAATTACACGGTGGGTGTGGTGCTTGGGGTTTAATATTCACGGGGCTGTTTGCAAAGGAAGAGTTTGTCATTCAAGCTTACGATTCCGGTGAGAGTGGTGTGGTCAGGTCTTACGGTGTCCTGATGGGTGGAGGATGGGGTCTGTTAGGAGCCCAAGTTGTCGAGCTTTTTGCGATTGTGGGTTGGGTTAGTGTGACAATGGGACCACTTTTCTATATACTGCATAAGCTTAGACTTCTGAGGATTACTGTAGATGAAGAAGTTGCTGGCTTAGATATCTCCAGCCATGGAGGCTATGCCTACGCTCAAACAGAAGAAAGCAACGGTCACTTCTACACAGATTATGTACGCATGCAGAATGAACAATCTTGA